In the genome of Vicia villosa cultivar HV-30 ecotype Madison, WI linkage group LG7, Vvil1.0, whole genome shotgun sequence, one region contains:
- the LOC131620207 gene encoding uncharacterized protein LOC131620207, translating to MSQTSPSKNTTPRSETASDSRAPSMVGDQDVVLDVAPLNSVPATDPVGSIPRKMHARKSTGGSVPETFSAQNKEGSAYVHNAIAGLVTRILNEGHKVAGISVPLAQVPAPENREDDQDDASKDQVNVETSEDNNVDISGAKDVETSEAKDVETSGTKDAEILETEKAEKVPATPSKETLKEGPTVNDVVDLDNLDDPIDIADDDLISSISNRVKARRGKQVDDQHPPKTKVAPLKNATKEKIKKVSAESSRTGSKVAVKKRKERSVSDSEDNVLSDVPDIPSKKKIAVTKSSTKVRDVPLDNIYLHYASNAIQWKFVYQRRLALERELANDALECQEAMKLIKSAGLLKTVTHFSKCYEMLVKEFIVNLSQDCADGRTEDFHKVYVRRKCIDFSPTVINLYLGRDAEAQPELEVTDNEVCKVITGGKVKK from the coding sequence ATGTCTCAGACTTCTCCCTCGAAGAACACTACTCCTCGCTCTGAAACTGCATCCGACTCTAGGGCACCAAGTATGGTAGGTGATCAGGATGTTGTGCTGGATGTTGCGCCATTGAACTCGGTCCCAGCCACTGATCCTGTTGGCAGTataccaagaaagatgcatgcaagaaaatcaactggtGGGTCTGTTCCAGAAACGTTTTCTGCTCAGAATAAAGAAGGGTCTGCTTATGTCCACAATGCGATCGCAGGTCTTGTcacaagaatcttgaatgaaggtcACAAGGTAGCAGGAATATCTGTTCCTTTAGCCCAAGTTCCTGCCCCTGAGAACAGAGAAGATGATCAAGATGATGCTAGCAAAGATCAGGTTaatgttgagacatctgaagaTAACAATGTTGATATCTCTGGTgctaaagatgttgagacatctgaagctaaagatgttgaaacatctggaACTAAAGATGCTGAGATTCTTGAAACAGAGAAAGCTGAAAAGGTCCCTGCTACTCCTTCTAAAGAAACTCTTAAAGAAGGCCCTACTGTGAATGATGTGGTGGATCTGGATAATCTTGATGATCCTATTGacattgctgatgatgacctcatctccagcaTTTCCAACAGAGTCAAGGCTCGAAGGGGAAAGCAGGTTGATGATCAACATCCTCCCAAGACAAAGGTTGCTCCTCTAAAGAATGCCACCAAAGAAAAGATCAAGAAGGTCTCTGCTGAGTCTTCAAGAACTGGGAGCAAGGTTGctgtgaagaagagaaaagaaagaagtgttTCTGACTCCGAAGACAATGTCctaagtgatgtccctgacatcccttcaaagaagaagattgctgtcaCAAAATCCTCCACAAAGGTCCGTGATGTTCCCTTGGACAACATTTATCTGCACTATGCTTCAAATGCTATCCAGTGGAAGTTTGtttatcaaagaaggctggctcTGGAAAGAGAACttgcaaatgatgctctggaatgtCAAGAGGCCATGAAGCTCATCAAATCTGCAGGTTTGCTTAAAACTGTTACTCATTTTTCTAAATGCTATGAAATGCTCGTGAAGGAATTTATAGTGAATTTGTCTCAAGATTGTGCTGATGGAAGAACTGAGGATTTTCATAAggtgtatgttagaagaaaatgtATAGATTTTTCCCCTACTGTTATCAACCTCTATCTAGGTAGAGATGCtgaggctcaacctgagcttgaagtaactgaCAATGAAGTATGCAAAGTTATCACTGGTGGTAAGGTTAAGAAATGA